In Rhodoferax koreense, a genomic segment contains:
- a CDS encoding tryptophan--tRNA ligase: MTSLRVLTGITTSGTPHLGNYVGAIRPAVRASLVSGSESFYFLADYHALIKIDEPARIQQSTLEIAATWLAAGLDPARVTFYRQSDIPEIPELTWLLTCVTAKGILNRAHAYKASVDKNNAAGEDPDADINAGLFMYPVLMAADILMFNAHKVPVGRDQIQHIEMARDIAQRFNHLYGEHFVLPEAAIEESVATLPGLDGRKMSKSYDNTIPLFTPREQLRKLIAGIVTDSRAPGEPKDTEGSALFQIYQAFATPEETETLRKAYADGIAWGDAKQMLFERIDQEVAPMRATYQSFIDNPGKLEDILLAGAAKARKLATPFTADLRRAVGLRNLTTQAKGKAAKAGKAALPSFKQYREADGLFRFKFVDAHGRLLLQSTAFASPKDAGQAIAQLQRDGESALQALQPQLEHVDGVQAGEVAAALRQLAAANA; the protein is encoded by the coding sequence ATGACTTCCCTGCGCGTCCTCACCGGCATCACCACCTCGGGCACACCCCACCTCGGCAACTACGTCGGCGCGATCCGCCCCGCCGTCCGCGCCAGCCTGGTGTCGGGCAGCGAAAGCTTCTACTTCCTGGCCGACTATCACGCCCTGATCAAGATCGACGAGCCGGCGCGCATCCAGCAGTCCACGCTCGAGATCGCCGCGACCTGGCTCGCCGCGGGGCTTGACCCGGCCCGCGTGACCTTCTACCGCCAGTCCGACATCCCCGAGATCCCGGAACTCACCTGGCTGCTCACCTGCGTCACGGCCAAGGGCATCCTGAACCGCGCCCATGCCTACAAGGCCTCGGTCGACAAGAACAACGCAGCCGGTGAAGACCCGGACGCCGACATCAACGCCGGCCTGTTCATGTACCCGGTGCTGATGGCCGCCGACATCCTGATGTTCAACGCGCACAAGGTGCCGGTGGGCCGCGACCAGATCCAGCACATCGAAATGGCGCGCGACATCGCCCAGCGCTTCAACCACCTGTACGGCGAACATTTCGTGCTGCCGGAGGCGGCGATCGAGGAGTCCGTGGCCACGCTGCCGGGCCTGGACGGCCGCAAGATGAGCAAGAGCTACGACAACACGATCCCGCTGTTCACGCCGCGCGAACAGCTGCGCAAGCTGATCGCCGGCATCGTCACCGATTCGCGCGCGCCCGGCGAGCCCAAGGACACCGAGGGCTCGGCCCTGTTCCAGATCTACCAGGCCTTCGCCACGCCCGAGGAAACCGAGACCTTGCGCAAAGCCTATGCCGACGGCATCGCCTGGGGCGACGCCAAGCAGATGCTGTTCGAACGCATCGACCAGGAAGTCGCACCGATGCGCGCCACTTACCAGTCTTTCATCGACAACCCGGGCAAGCTCGAAGACATCCTGCTGGCCGGCGCCGCGAAGGCGCGCAAACTCGCGACGCCGTTCACCGCCGACCTGCGCCGCGCGGTGGGCCTGCGCAATCTGACCACACAAGCCAAGGGCAAAGCCGCCAAGGCCGGCAAGGCCGCGCTGCCTTCGTTCAAGCAATACCGCGAGGCCGATGGCCTGTTCCGCTTCAAGTTCGTCGACGCGCACGGCCGGCTGCTGCTGCAGAGCACGGCATTCGCTTCCCCCAAGGACGCGGGCCAGGCGATTGCGCAGTTGCAGCGCGATGGCGAATCGGCGCTGCAAGCGCTGCAGCCGCAGCTGGAACATGTCGACGGCGTGCAGGCGGGCGAGGTCGCCGCGGCGCTGCGGCAACTCGCCGCGGCCAACGCATAG
- a CDS encoding class I SAM-dependent methyltransferase: MKLNLGSGAKTIDGFLNVDKYPTATTDLVVDLEATPWPWENDSVDEVKFIHSLEHMGRDTETYLNIIRELYRVCRNGAVIAIHVPHPRHDNYLGDPTHVRPITPQSLTLFDRQKNDEWAAGGISSATPLAHYIGVDFWISQLTTVLDPVYYQKYASGELSMDQLNERARELNNVIAEYHITWTVRKPATAGAA, from the coding sequence ATGAAACTCAACCTCGGCAGCGGCGCCAAAACCATCGACGGTTTCCTCAATGTCGACAAATACCCCACCGCCACCACCGACCTCGTGGTCGACCTCGAAGCCACGCCGTGGCCGTGGGAAAACGATTCCGTGGACGAGGTGAAGTTCATCCATTCGCTCGAACACATGGGCCGCGACACCGAGACCTACCTCAACATCATCCGCGAGCTCTACCGCGTGTGCCGTAACGGCGCGGTGATCGCCATCCACGTGCCGCACCCGCGCCACGACAACTACCTCGGCGACCCGACCCATGTGCGGCCGATCACGCCGCAGTCGCTCACGCTGTTCGACCGGCAGAAGAACGACGAATGGGCCGCGGGCGGCATCTCCTCGGCCACGCCGCTGGCGCACTACATCGGCGTCGATTTCTGGATCTCGCAGCTCACCACCGTGCTCGACCCGGTGTACTACCAGAAGTACGCCAGCGGAGAGCTCAGCATGGACCAGCTCAACGAACGCGCGCGTGAGCTGAACAACGTGATCGCCGAATACCACATCACCTGGACGGTGCGCAAACCAGCCACGGCCGGCGCGGCATGA
- a CDS encoding glycosyltransferase family 2 protein: MIDFSICIPSFNRAPLLRRCLAHLAAFEDPRFEVLVGDNASTDDTPDVVAEMQPQFAHLVYLRHAENIGFARNMDALLRRATRRFIYILNDDDMVFEQALGLAASIMDGTPSVVAVIGQYLSLRQLDAALRIDYSGAVATLVPRGAQAALLQNLSICDGHPILRREVFERHCAYLDRTGTLIPLYFTLLAQGDLCVVDKPFFQHLTNGNSLTSRMGEAWFLDMANADIELAVASCLDLLPPEALPGARQKLLHTLYFQAARMAVGQKSPYLLWMFLRRWTALGQPDDSLLLKCEHHFMHDFLVQRLGAVVRDTQAATLHVIASPPLEAVLAEVRQHMPALRCVPYEPAHAPADDDYLACAERAAGDAPGAARQLVLVEWFAQLRLTRHPARLSVQGLRVVVDYDTAEARAALAEPSQAFTVICAPYSAIGA, encoded by the coding sequence ATGATCGATTTCAGCATCTGCATCCCGAGCTTCAACCGCGCGCCGTTGCTGCGGCGTTGCCTCGCGCACCTCGCTGCGTTCGAGGACCCGCGCTTCGAGGTGCTGGTGGGCGACAACGCCTCCACCGACGACACGCCGGATGTGGTGGCCGAGATGCAGCCACAGTTCGCGCACCTCGTCTACCTGCGGCACGCCGAGAACATCGGCTTCGCCCGCAACATGGATGCGCTGCTGCGCCGCGCCACGCGGCGGTTCATCTACATCCTCAACGACGACGACATGGTGTTCGAGCAGGCGCTCGGCCTGGCCGCCAGCATCATGGACGGCACGCCGTCCGTCGTGGCGGTGATCGGGCAGTACCTGAGCCTGCGCCAGCTCGATGCCGCCCTGCGCATCGACTACAGCGGCGCGGTGGCCACGCTCGTGCCGCGCGGGGCGCAGGCCGCGCTGCTGCAGAACCTGTCGATCTGCGACGGCCACCCCATCCTGCGCCGCGAGGTGTTCGAACGCCACTGCGCCTACCTGGACCGCACCGGCACGCTGATCCCGCTGTACTTCACGCTGCTCGCGCAGGGCGACCTGTGCGTGGTCGACAAGCCTTTTTTCCAGCACCTGACCAACGGCAACAGCCTGACCAGCCGCATGGGCGAGGCCTGGTTCCTCGACATGGCCAACGCCGACATCGAACTGGCGGTGGCCAGCTGCCTCGATCTGCTGCCGCCCGAGGCGCTGCCCGGCGCGCGGCAGAAGCTGCTGCACACCCTGTACTTCCAGGCCGCGCGCATGGCAGTAGGCCAGAAGTCGCCGTACCTGCTGTGGATGTTCCTGCGGCGCTGGACGGCACTGGGCCAGCCCGACGACAGCCTGCTGCTGAAGTGCGAACACCACTTCATGCACGACTTCCTGGTGCAGCGCCTTGGCGCCGTGGTGCGCGACACCCAGGCCGCGACGCTGCACGTCATCGCTTCGCCGCCATTGGAAGCGGTGCTTGCCGAGGTCCGGCAACACATGCCCGCGCTGCGATGTGTGCCGTACGAGCCGGCTCACGCGCCAGCGGACGACGACTACCTGGCCTGCGCCGAACGCGCAGCCGGGGATGCGCCAGGCGCCGCGCGCCAGCTGGTGCTCGTCGAATGGTTTGCGCAGTTGCGCCTGACGCGGCACCCCGCACGGCTCAGCGTGCAAGGCTTGCGGGTGGTGGTGGATTACGACACGGCCGAGGCCCGGGCCGCGCTGGCCGAGCCGTCGCAGGCCTTCACGGTGATCTGCGCGCCGTACTCCGCCATCGGCGCATAA
- a CDS encoding tetratricopeptide repeat protein → MSVTETLIRAIGLQNQAQPEAAAALFHEVLAADSHNAAALYSLTVIAMQGGNVQAALALCERGLLHNPQFAPLHYVHGAVLQALDRKVEALQSFDAALALQPDHVEALLNSGVLLRNMFRHQEALERFNRVVTLDPNHVTALGNFGILLTEFKQSEQAIKAFERLLELAPGYDYAPGLLFYERMHLCDWRDFDGLTQRLTDGVRAGRRSCKSLAFMSASDNAADHLQAAKIFASHYCPPKPVVLWNGERDRHRKIRLAYVSPDFREHPVGHLMAGVFERHDKARFETIAISLGVDDQSRLRARMTQAFDRFVDARAMGSVEIAALMREMEVDIAVDLGGYTSDTRTDIFAHRPAPVQVNYLGYPGSMGTPYHDYIVADRHTIPPEHQAFYTERVAYLPDTYLPTDNSVRISEHTPSRAECGLPEHGFVFCSFSHDYKISPPVFDVWMRLLAQVPGSVLWLVSRGEVAQRNLRREAEARGIDAARLIFAGRVPLVEDHLARYRQADLFLDTHPYNAHTTAADALMAGLPVVTYMGGAFPARVAGSLLHALGVPELVAHSLAGYEALALSLAREPAALAAVKAKVAAHAQTHALFDTGRFCSNLEAVFIAMWRAQELGDVTDEIGLPRSRTCASD, encoded by the coding sequence ATGTCCGTCACTGAAACCCTGATCCGCGCCATCGGCCTGCAGAACCAGGCCCAGCCCGAGGCCGCCGCAGCGCTGTTCCACGAGGTGCTGGCCGCCGACAGCCACAACGCCGCCGCGCTCTACTCGCTCACCGTGATCGCGATGCAGGGCGGCAACGTCCAGGCGGCGCTGGCGCTGTGCGAACGCGGCCTTCTGCACAACCCGCAGTTCGCGCCGCTGCACTATGTGCACGGTGCCGTGCTGCAGGCGCTGGACCGCAAGGTAGAAGCGCTGCAAAGCTTCGACGCCGCGCTGGCGCTGCAACCCGACCACGTGGAGGCCCTGCTCAACAGCGGTGTGCTGCTGCGCAACATGTTCCGCCATCAGGAGGCGCTGGAGCGTTTCAACCGCGTCGTGACGCTCGATCCGAACCACGTCACCGCGCTCGGCAACTTCGGCATCCTGCTCACCGAGTTCAAGCAGAGCGAACAGGCGATCAAGGCCTTCGAGCGCCTGCTCGAACTCGCGCCCGGCTACGACTACGCACCCGGCCTGCTGTTCTACGAACGCATGCACCTCTGCGACTGGCGCGACTTCGACGGCCTCACCCAGCGCCTGACCGACGGCGTGCGCGCGGGCCGGCGCAGTTGCAAGTCGCTGGCCTTCATGTCGGCCTCGGACAACGCCGCCGACCACCTGCAGGCCGCCAAGATATTCGCCAGCCACTACTGCCCACCCAAGCCCGTGGTGTTGTGGAACGGTGAACGCGACCGTCATCGCAAAATCCGCCTGGCCTATGTGTCGCCCGACTTCCGCGAGCACCCGGTGGGCCACCTGATGGCGGGGGTTTTCGAGCGGCACGACAAGGCGCGTTTCGAGACCATCGCCATCTCGCTGGGCGTTGACGACCAGAGCCGGTTGCGCGCGCGCATGACGCAGGCCTTCGACCGCTTCGTCGACGCGCGCGCCATGGGCTCGGTGGAGATCGCCGCCCTGATGCGCGAGATGGAGGTCGATATCGCCGTCGACCTGGGCGGCTACACCTCGGACACGCGCACCGACATCTTCGCGCACCGCCCGGCGCCGGTGCAGGTCAACTACCTCGGCTACCCCGGCAGCATGGGCACGCCCTACCATGACTACATCGTGGCCGACCGCCACACCATCCCGCCCGAACACCAGGCGTTCTACACCGAGCGCGTCGCCTACCTGCCCGACACCTACCTGCCGACCGACAACAGCGTGCGCATCTCGGAACACACGCCGAGCCGCGCCGAATGCGGCCTGCCCGAACACGGCTTCGTGTTCTGCTCGTTCAGCCACGACTACAAGATCTCGCCGCCGGTGTTCGACGTATGGATGCGCCTGCTGGCGCAGGTGCCCGGCAGCGTGTTGTGGCTGGTTTCGCGCGGCGAGGTGGCGCAGCGCAACCTGCGCCGCGAGGCCGAGGCGCGCGGGATCGACGCGGCGCGGCTCATCTTCGCGGGCCGCGTGCCGCTGGTGGAAGACCACCTCGCGCGCTACCGCCAGGCCGACCTGTTCCTCGACACGCATCCCTACAACGCCCACACCACCGCGGCGGACGCGCTGATGGCCGGTCTGCCGGTGGTGACTTACATGGGCGGCGCCTTCCCCGCACGCGTGGCCGGCAGCCTGCTGCATGCGCTCGGCGTGCCCGAGCTCGTGGCGCACAGCCTGGCCGGCTACGAGGCGCTGGCGCTTTCGCTGGCGCGCGAGCCGGCGGCCCTGGCCGCGGTGAAAGCCAAGGTGGCGGCGCATGCGCAGACACACGCGCTGTTCGACACCGGCCGCTTCTGCAGCAACCTCGAAGCCGTCTTCATCGCCATGTGGCGCGCCCAGGAACTCGGCGACGTGACCGATGAAATCGGCCTGCCACGGAGTCGAACTTGCGCATCGGACTGA
- a CDS encoding efflux transporter outer membrane subunit produces MAFVSSLLRRAPAALAAILAGCAGSPELQRPPLPVPAQWPASVVGGATTGQREAVKTHWRHFFTDPRLQALITQALEQNRDLRVAAARVEEARAQWGIVRADRTPTVNLIGQASVTHTQSDLDTSASNRRFDLTLSAVSYEVDFWGRLAGLSDAARRSFLASQEARRAVHLSLVADVATAYYTLLQMNELTALARATVTSRENSLALVNEGRKIGAAYDFELEQAEGLLEASRANLAALDHQRTVAMNWLNYLVGGEPAAMPPGKRLDQQGLDSELTAGMPGEVLLMRPDVMAAEQRLVAAHANIDAARAAFLPKILLTAGIGAASSGLASLFNAGAWAFQPVISLPIFDGGRGEASLDVAKAREVVAVADYEKTIQLAFREVSDQLSARASLAVQMRASEANLRAQRRRLEIARARFDGGMTGYLDVLESEREVMGALQINTQIRRAQLEAAASLYKALGGGTQGNEVTLSAR; encoded by the coding sequence ATGGCCTTCGTCTCGTCCCTGCTGCGCCGCGCGCCTGCCGCGCTGGCGGCCATCCTGGCCGGTTGCGCCGGCTCGCCCGAACTCCAGCGTCCACCGCTGCCGGTGCCAGCCCAGTGGCCGGCTTCTGTCGTGGGCGGCGCGACCACGGGCCAGCGCGAAGCCGTCAAGACGCACTGGCGTCATTTCTTCACCGACCCACGGCTGCAGGCGCTGATCACCCAGGCGCTCGAGCAGAACCGCGACCTGCGCGTGGCGGCGGCGCGGGTCGAGGAAGCACGCGCGCAATGGGGCATCGTGCGCGCCGACCGCACCCCCACCGTCAACCTCATCGGCCAGGCCAGCGTCACGCACACGCAGTCCGACCTGGACACCAGTGCCAGCAACCGGCGTTTCGACCTCACCTTGTCCGCCGTGTCGTACGAGGTGGATTTCTGGGGCCGGCTGGCCGGCCTGTCGGACGCCGCCCGACGCAGTTTCCTGGCCTCGCAGGAAGCGCGCCGCGCCGTGCACCTCTCGCTGGTCGCTGACGTGGCCACCGCCTACTACACGTTGCTGCAGATGAACGAGCTCACGGCGCTCGCCCGCGCCACCGTGACCTCGCGCGAGAACTCGCTGGCGCTGGTCAACGAGGGCCGCAAGATCGGCGCCGCCTACGATTTCGAACTCGAACAGGCCGAGGGCCTGCTGGAAGCCTCGCGCGCCAACCTCGCCGCGCTCGACCACCAGCGCACGGTGGCGATGAACTGGCTCAACTACCTCGTCGGCGGCGAACCCGCAGCCATGCCACCGGGCAAGAGACTCGACCAGCAGGGGCTCGACAGCGAACTCACCGCCGGCATGCCGGGCGAGGTGCTGCTGATGCGGCCCGACGTCATGGCCGCCGAACAACGCCTCGTGGCGGCGCATGCCAATATCGACGCGGCGCGTGCCGCCTTTCTGCCCAAGATCCTGCTCACCGCCGGCATCGGCGCGGCCAGCTCCGGCCTCGCCAGCCTGTTCAACGCCGGTGCCTGGGCCTTCCAGCCGGTGATCTCGCTGCCGATCTTCGACGGCGGCCGCGGCGAGGCCAGTCTCGACGTGGCCAAGGCGCGCGAGGTCGTGGCCGTGGCCGATTACGAAAAAACCATCCAGCTCGCGTTCCGCGAAGTGTCCGACCAGCTTTCGGCACGCGCTTCGCTGGCGGTGCAGATGCGGGCCTCCGAGGCCAACCTGCGCGCCCAGCGCCGCCGACTGGAGATCGCGCGCGCGCGCTTCGACGGCGGCATGACCGGCTACCTCGACGTGCTGGAGAGCGAACGCGAAGTGATGGGCGCTTTGCAGATCAACACCCAGATCCGCCGCGCGCAACTCGAGGCCGCCGCCTCGCTGTACAAGGCGCTCGGCGGCGGCACGCAGGGCAACGAAGTCACGCTTTCGGCGCGGTGA
- a CDS encoding site-2 protease family protein, protein MDIQLIQTILIYALPVLFAITVHEAAHGYAARHFGDNTAYMLGRMTLNPIKHIDPVGTILMPLMLYFATSGAFLFGYAKPVPVNFGHLRNPKRDMIWVALAGPGANLVQAFLWGLLLHVLVAAGVTEPFFLKMCQGGMLVNVVMFAFNLFPLPPLDGGRILVGLLPYRQAAAVSRIEPWGFFIVMALVIAGVVSTLWMRPVMGLTFDLLDILLFPATLLLR, encoded by the coding sequence GTGGATATCCAACTCATTCAAACCATCCTGATCTACGCCCTGCCCGTGTTGTTCGCCATCACGGTGCACGAGGCTGCGCACGGCTATGCCGCGCGACACTTCGGCGACAACACCGCCTACATGCTCGGGCGCATGACGCTCAACCCGATCAAGCACATCGACCCGGTCGGCACCATCCTCATGCCGCTGATGCTGTACTTCGCCACGTCGGGTGCCTTCTTGTTCGGCTATGCCAAACCCGTACCGGTGAACTTCGGCCATCTGCGCAATCCGAAGCGCGACATGATCTGGGTCGCACTGGCCGGACCGGGCGCCAACCTGGTCCAGGCCTTCCTCTGGGGCCTGCTGCTGCACGTCCTGGTGGCCGCAGGCGTCACCGAGCCTTTTTTCCTGAAGATGTGCCAGGGCGGCATGCTGGTCAACGTGGTGATGTTCGCGTTCAACCTGTTCCCCCTGCCGCCGCTCGACGGCGGCCGCATCCTCGTCGGCCTGCTGCCCTACCGCCAGGCGGCGGCGGTGTCGCGCATCGAGCCCTGGGGTTTCTTCATCGTGATGGCACTGGTGATCGCCGGCGTCGTCAGTACCCTGTGGATGCGTCCGGTCATGGGCCTGACCTTCGACCTGCTGGACATCCTTCTCTTCCCCGCGACCCTGCTGCTCCGATAA